The Suncus etruscus isolate mSunEtr1 chromosome 7, mSunEtr1.pri.cur, whole genome shotgun sequence genome includes a window with the following:
- the CENPV gene encoding centromere protein V, with amino-acid sequence MRRTRSGAGTRARGQKRPEPAAAPAVPAAASAPGGGSRRSTGPAASQAASRSRAKPRPSPPEPAPGEPQREREPEPATPTSSGPAPAPPELGAQRERWEAFQKRQRLSFEAAAKLLLDTYEYQGLVKHTGGCHCGAVRFEVWASADLHIFDCNCSICKKKQNRHFIVPASRFKLLKGAESLTTYTFNTHKAQHTFCKKCGVQSFYTPRSNPGGFGIAPHCLDDGTVRSVSIEEFNGSNWEKAMKEHKTIKNMSKE; translated from the exons ATGCGGCGGACGCGGAGCGGCGCGGGCACCCGGGCGCGCGGGCAGAAGCGGCCCGAGCCCGCCGCGGCCCCCGCCGTGCCCGCCGCGGCGTCAGCCCCGGGAGGTGGCTCGCGGCGCTCCACGGGCCCGGCCGCCAGCCAGGCCGCCAGCCGGAGCCGCGCGAAGCCGCGGCCGAGCCCGCCGGAGCCTGCCCCGGGGGAGCCGCAGCGGGAGCGGGAGCCGGAGCCCGCGACCCCGACGTCCTCGGGGCCGGCGCCCGCGCCGCCGGAGCTGGGCGCGCAGCGGGAGCGCTGGGAGGCGTTCCAGAAGCGGCAGAGGCTCAGCTTCGAGGCCGCCGCCAAGCTGCTGCTGGACACCTA TGAATACCAAGGCCTTGTGAAACACACTGGAGGCTGCCACTGTGGAGCAGTTCGCTTTGAAGTTTGGGCTTCAGCTGACTTGCACATCTTTGACTGCAA CTGCAGTATTTGCAAGAAGAAGCAGAATAGACACTTCATTGTTCCAGCTTCTCGCTTCAAACTCTTGAAG ggAGCTGAGAGCTTAACCACATACACGTTCAACACACACAAAGCACAGCACACCTTCTGTAAGAAATGTGGTGTTCAGAGCTTTTATACACCTCGCTCAAACCCTGGAGGCTTCG GAATTGCGCCACATTGCCTGGATGATGGCACCGTGCGGAGTGTGTCCATTGAGGAATTCAATGGCAGCAATTGGGAAAAGGCCATGAAAGAGCATAAGACCATTAAGAACATGTCTAAAGAGTGA